TATCCTCAAACAGTGTCGGGCTGCGCATCAGTCTGCCGCGCCCGCACTGACGAAAACGGGTATCGAGCTTGTGATACTGCTGCAGCGTCACGGCGGGCTCATCAAGGCGCAACATGCGCTTGATCTGCGCCTTTGTCTGTGCTGTATCATCCTTTGAGAGTTCACGGTTGGCGGTGACCCGGAGCGACTTGCCTGTCGCATCCTTCAGTTTCTTCGGGAGCTTCTTCGTGTGACGCTGCGTGGACGAGAGATCCCAGTCCTTTGCTGCGTGCTGAGTGATACCGACGCGCACGGGGCCTGAGTCGAGCGTGAGCACACGCCAGAACGTGCCGGTTTCGGGCACCCAGAAGTTCGGCGCGAGCAGGAAGTAGCCGTATGAGCATACGTCGCGTGCAAGCACGTAGTCACTCGGCACGCTGATGGTTAGGCGTGTTGGCATGATCGATCAGATGAGCGAAGAAGGTGTGTGGTTACGCGCTGCGACGATGCGCGAGTGGGAACAATAGCGTTGCGAGATTCACGCACAAACGGTTCGACAATCGCGCGTACATCTCGTAGTGATGGTCCGCGTCCTTCTGCGCAGCTTCCAGCGCGATGTGGAGCGTTGACAGACCCTCGCGTTCAAGCTCAAGGAACTTTCCGATGTCCTCACGGTCGCACTCGAAGTGGAACTGGAACCCGAACGTGCGCAGTCCGGCGCGATACGCCTGCACCTTGCAGTTGTTGTTTGTTGCGAGCAGCGTCGCGCCATCTGGAAGTTCTTCGACCTGCCAGTGGTGCGACTGGAACTGAGGATGGTTCCATGCGATCCCCGCGAGCACGGGCTCTGTCTGCCCGGGCGATGTGAGCGAGACCTCTGTCATGCCGCACTCGGGCTTTGGCATCTTTGAGACCTTGCCACCCAGCGCGTGCGCGATCAACTGCGATCCGAGACAGATCCCGATGATGGGGAGTTCAGCCTCGTGCGCCTGCTTGATGAGATTCACCTCGTCAACCAGCCACGGGTGCTTTGCAAAGTCTTCATCGCACGCATTCTGCGGGCCGCCAAGGACGATGAGCGCCTGCACATCATCAATAGACTTCGGCACCGCGTTCTCATGGAGGTTCGGCTGGCGGATGTCGAGCTTGAACCCGTGATCGCGGAGTGTCATGCCCAGACGACCCGGAACGCCGATCTTGTGATGCTGAAAGACGAGAATGCTCATGCCGCGATGGTAGGAGATTTCCGATCGTGTCTGCCAGTGTTCCGAGGTTGTCTGACATCATGAATCTGTGATTTTCCACACGTCAACGTGTCTTTATGTACTGGGGCTCTACACTTGTGCTGTGAAGCCGGCAGATTTCAACACCCGGCATGTCAGTTCTAAACCAACTTTCCACCCATATTTGAGATTCGTATGACCAATCAGGACCAATCGACCGGCCCGGCGACGAAGCCGCCGGCCAATATGCTCGCATACCACCAGGCTCGCGTGCTGCGTGTGCTGACACGCCGGGACTACGAGCCGATGACCGTGCTCGATCTTGAGAAGGAACTCCACGCGACCGACGACCCCACGTTCGAGCAGTCGCTGCGCTGGCTTGATCTGCGCAAGGTGATCGACATCGCAAACGATGGGCGCGTCAGACTCGCGTCCGTGCAATCACGCGGCGGCGAGATGGAGGGCCAGTTCCGTCGGGGCCCGCGCGGTGCGGGGTTCTTCAAACCTGATGAGCCCGTGCGCGAGGGCGATATCTACATCCCCGCAGAAGAAACATTCGATGCGCTGCCCGGCGATCGCGTTGCGGTACAACTGCTGCGCGACAAGCGGCGCGAGCGCAAAACCGGCAAGCCGGAGTACATCGGGCGCGTCGTCGAAGTGATCGAGCGCAAACGCACGAGCGTGACCGGCACCATCGAAGTACGCGGCAAGACGTTTCTTGTGATCCCCGACGGGAAAGACTTCGACTCGCCTGTTGTTGTCAAGGACGCAACAAGCAAGAACGTCAAAGCGGGCGACAAGGTTGTTGTCGAGTTGCTCGTGTTCCCCGAGGGCAACGCGCTGGGTGAGGGCGTGATCTCAAAGGTGCTCGGCGAAGCGGGCGAGCCCGATGTTGAGACGCAGGCTGTCATCGCAGCGTTCAACCTGCCCGGCGACTTTGACGAGGAGTGCATGGCCCAGGCGCGGACGCAGACGCGCCGGTTTAACGAGTTGATCGAACGATTTGAGAGCGAGGGCGCTGACGCGCTTCCCGATCGTCTTGATCTGACGAACGATTTCATCTGCACGATCGATCCGCCTGACGCGAAGGACTACGACGACGCGCTCTCGATCAAGAAGATCGAGGGTGGCGGCTGGGAGGTTGGCGTGCATATCGCCGATGTGTCGTTCTTTATCGATCGCGATTCGCCACTGGATATTGAGGCGATCGAGCGCGGGAACTCGGTGTACCTGCCCAGGCTGGTCATCCCAATGCTTCCCGAACTGCTTTCCAACGGCATCTGTTCGTTGCAGGAGCGCGTGCTGAGGTTCGCAAAGAGCGCTTTCATCCGGTACGACGCAAGTGGCAAGGTCATGGGCGAGGGTGTCGGGCAGACGCTCATCAAGAGTGCAAAGCGACTCACCTATCTCGAAGCGCAGGCGCTAATTGATGGTGACGAAGAAGAGGCAAAGAAGCACGCTCGCACCGAGCCCAACTACACACCCGAACTGATCGAGTGTCTGAAGATGCTCAACACGTGCTCGCGCGCGATCCGTCAGCGTCGCATCAAGCAGGGCATGATCTCATTGGATCTGCCCGATGCCGAACTCGTGTTCGATGAGGACGGGCGCGTGATCGATGCGCACAAGGAAGACGACGCGTACACGCACACATTGATCGAGATGTTCATGGTCGAAGCGAACGAGGCGCTGGCGCGTTTGTTCGAGTCATTGGATGTGCCGGTGATCCGGCGTATCCACGAGGCACCGCAGCAGAGCTCGGGCGACGAGATTAGAAAAGTTGCGACGGTTGCGGGGTACAAGATCCCGTCAGATCCAACACGGCAGGAGCTTCAGGGACTTCTCGACGCGACAAAGGGCACGCCCGCAGGTCGCGCCGTGCACATGGCTGTGCTGCGCACACTCACACGCGCGGAGTATCGACCGGTGCTGGTGGGGCACTACGCGCTGGCGAGCAATGCGTACGCACACTTTACCAGCCCGATCCGCAGATACGCCGACCTGACACTGCATCGTGCGCTTGCTGCGTATCTCGATCGCACAGACAACGGCACAAACAGGCCACCGGACGACAAGCAGAAGCGCATGCTCGGGCGGGAACTGTTGGGCGACAAACGCTGCCCGCCGCTCGAAGACCTTGCGCAGATCGCGACGCATATCTCGGGGACAGAAGACAACGCGGAGAGCGCCGAACGCGATCTGAGAAAGTTCCTCGTGCTCCAGTTCCTCGAAACAAAGATCGGCGAGGTGTTCAAGGGTGTGGTCACGGGCATCACGCCGCGCGGCGTGTTTGTGCAGATCGACGAGTACGTCGTCGACGGGTTTGTAAAGACAGAAGACCTGCCGGGCGATGTGACGCGCGACAACAAACCACCTCGCTGGCAACTGGATAAACAGACGGGGTCACTGATCGACGCGAACTCGGGTCGCAGCTATTCGTTCGGTGATTCGGTCGATGTGTCCATTGCGAAGATCGATCTGACCAGACGCGAGCTGGATCTTGTTGTGACAAACGCGGAGAAGCGCGCTGCGGGCAAGTCGAAACTGACACTCGGGGATGGTGCTGGAGGCGGGCTGGCCTCGTCGGGTGGCGGCGGTTTCAAGGACTTTGGACGCACCGGCGCGCAAAAGCGAAGCCAGCGATCGAAGTCGCGCGACAAACGCAAGCAGGACTATCGCAGGGACAAGAAGAAGTAGCCAGCACGCAAATGAACTCTGATCGAGGTCAGCCTAACTCTGTGGATAGTCAGAAACGCGCTCTGCGTATGTCTATTCAGCGCGATCTTGCTGTGTTGTCTGCCGACGAGATCGATCGCGAATCGCGTTTGGTCTGCGAGCAGTTGTTGACGCTTGCGTACAGAGAGACGCTGCTGATCAAGCCCGACGCAACTGTGCTGGTGTATCTCCGCAAAGCAGACGAGCCCGAACTGGACCTGGGACGGTTCATCGCAGAGCATGCTGAGCGTGGCGGCACGGTGTGTGCGCCACGGATCGAGTGGGATACAAGCACCATGCAGTCTGCGGTCATCGCGACGAGAAGCGAGCCGTTTTCCGATGCGAAGACAGAGATCCGGCGGTTCGGTGTGCCCGAGCCCCTGTCGGTTGCGCGCGTCATCGATCCCGAATCGATCGATGTTGTGCTGGTGCCCGGGCTTGCGTTTGACACCGATTGCAACCGTCTGGGGCGTGGAGGCGGGTTTTACGACCGGTTTCTAGGAGCGCTGCAGCGCGAGCGATCTGCGCAACATGCATGTGGAATTCGTTCAGAACAGGCTTTGCATGGGCAAACCGGGAACAATGGGCCGTATCGCAAGCCGCTGCTGGTTGGTGTGTGCTTTGATCGTCAGATCGTGGATCATGTGCCGACAGTAGTAGGACAGCGTGGCGATTTGATGGGACGGGATATCCGCATGGATGTCGTTGTGTCGTCTGATCGGGTGATGCACGGAACTGGCTGATCCGCCACAACTTTCGTGTGCGGTCCTGAACATATGAACACGCCGGAAAATGCGCGTGAGGGAGGTTGAATACGGATGGGGTTACCTTCGCAGTCGAAGCAGGTTGGTTGGGGCAGTGGGAAGAGCAGCAGTGGCAAGGGCGGCTCAGGTTTGCCAAAGGCGGTCGTTGCGCTCTTGGCATGTGGTGGAGTCGCTGTGGGCGGCTGGTTCGGCTGGACCATGCTCAAGCCCGGGCCGAACATGGCCAATGCGAAGAATGATCACGGGCTCCAACAAGCATCAAACACCGAGAGCACGCACGGCGGTGGATCGGGTACCGATGAAACCAGTACGCCAGCGATGAAGTCGGGTGCGAACGAAAGCACCGGTTCATCATCGCATATTGATCCGCGTCCGGCACAGACGAACAACGATGCATCACATGACGAAGCGCAGAGCGACGAGGCTTTACGTCTGTTTCCCACGGGAACGCAGAACGCTGATCACGGAGCAGACGCTTCGACTCCTGTTGAAGATGAGAAAACATCCCAGACACCTCTTGTGCAGACGCCTCCAGAACGCGAGCAGACACCGCCGCGCACGACCCAGCAGCCTCCTCGAACAAACTGGTCTGATCCTGGCGCAGTGAAGCCGACGGCAGTGCTCAATGATGCGCCCCGCACCGTTGCTGCGCAGATCCAGTCTGCAAACGATGCGATCAATGACGGTGATCTGCTGATGGCTCGTGAGCACTACTACCGATTGCTCGATAACCCAGCAGCAACAGAGGCAAATTGTGAGCTTGCGCGCACGCAGATCCAGACACTGAACGACACGATCCTGTTCTCGCCTCGCAAGTTTCCCGGCGAGCCGATGACAGAGCAGTATGTTGTTGATGGAAATGACTTTGCGTTGTCGCAGATTGTCAAGAAACTCTCGCTCCCGATTGATTACAGACTCATTGCTCGTGTGAACAAGATGCGCAATCCGGACATTATCCGGCGTGATCAGAAGCTGAAGATCATCCGCGGGCCGTTCCATGCTGAGGTCATCAAGAGCAAGTTCCGCGTCGATATCTACTCGGGGGATCCTGACAACCGGCAGGGATGGCGTTATGTGCGATCATTTCCTGTGGGCTTGGGTGAGCACGGATCGACACCTTCGGGTCGATTTGTTGTGAAACTCAACTCAAAGCTTGTGGATCCGTACTGGATCAATCCACGCACGGGTGAGCGTTTTACAGCAGACAATCCCGAGAACCCCATCGGTGAGTACTGGATCGGGTTGCAGGGACTTGGTGAGTCAGAGCACGAAACAGGGTATGGGCTGCACGGCACGGTCGATCCCGACAGCATTGGTCAGGAGAAATCCATGGGTTGCGTCCGCATGCGTGACGATGACATTGCGTTCGTGTACGAGTTGCTTTCTGAGAAAGTCAGCATTGTCAACATCATCGACTGAATGATGATGCACCCCGTTGTGGGCGATATCTGTCGGTTATGAGTGTTCTCTATAATCAGGTCCGCACGTGCAAACTGCACACGCGGATCACCATGAGGAGAAAAGCCATGTCAACAGCAAAGCAGGGCAACAGCGGTATTCTCGCGCTCGGTGTGCTGGTGTTGTGCTTCGGTGGCGTTGTCTTCCTCGGTGTGATGACCAACAAGAAGTCAGCCCCGAATGGTCAGCAGCCGGGAAGTTCTGAAACACCGCTGGTGAATCGGCCAGTTGTGGTGACGCCTGCTCCTGAGCTGAACACGCCAACCACGACGACCGAGGGAGATCGTGTTGCGACAAACACGCATACTCCTGCAAACACACCCGCGCAGGCTCCTGTGCTCACAACGACGCAGCGTATCGCTGTATCAATCAAGGAAGGCGATCGATCAGTTCTGAAGTTTGTGCTTTCTGAACTTCCCAGTGAAGTCATCGACCAGCCGTTTGTTGCGCCAGACTATGCATTCGACGGGATGACACCGCTCTCTATCGCTGCATCCTTTGGCGATTACTCCACCGTTATGGAGGTGCTTGATCGTGGTGCGGATCCTGCTGCACTCAATGACAACGGCACAACATCGCTGATGGAAGCGGTGCAGCACATCACCTCGACGCGCGATGGTGTGATCCGTGCGATACTGGAAACAGGACCGGATGTTGATGCACGCGCGCCAAACGGCGACAACGCGCTGATGATCGCGTCGCGTATGGGCAACGCGCAGGCAATTACAGATCTGCTTGAAGCCGGCGCCGATCCGAACGCAACCAACGCGATGGGGAAGACACCATTGATGATCGCGTCGGAGACCTCGACGTTCGATTGTGTGCTTCTGCTGCTCAATGGCGGTGCGAATGTGAACATGGTCGATAACAACGGACGCACAGCCTCGGAACTCGCGCTCGAGCGAGGTGGTGAGGCTGGCAACATGATCGTTGTTGTGCTCGATGAAGCCTCGGGCGTCTGAAATATCCCGATCTGTGCGACTGTTCACTCGCGTGATGCTGTCGTGCATTTCGCGAGTTTTTTCTTTTCTGGATGAAAGTGAGAGTCCTATGCGTCACCCCATGCAGTCCCGTCGGTCATTCCTTCTGCTCGCAGGCTCGGCTGTTGTGTCGTCGCCGCTGCTCTCGCAGGCTGCGGGCGTTCGGCGTCGCTATTCCGTTCGACGTGACGCATGGTTCGAATGGAACGAGGTGCAGCCGGGCGCGTTTGTGGCGATCGGTGAGGGGGGCAACGCGCTTGCGATCAACACTGGAGCTGAAGCGGTGCTGATTGATGCGAAGAATGCGCCGTTTGGTCCTGTCATTGCAAGAGAGGCCTCGGAGCGTGCAGGAGGGCCCATCAAGCTGCTCATTTCGACCCATCATCATGCCGACCATACCGGCGGGAACTACGCCTTCAAGGATGCACAGAAGATCATGTTCGGCAAGGCGCTCCCGCGTATCGACGCGCAGGTCGAGAGGTACACAGCACAGATCAAGGCTGCGATAGACAACGGCGTGCAGAAGCCTGATGATGTTGCAGATGCGATGTTTGTCAAAGTGTCAGAGGAGATTGCAGGCCTGCGCGATCGTGTGGACGCGTTGACAGAAAAGGACTTCCGTCCCGCAAACGCACTTCCTGATTTCTTCTTCGGAGCCAATCCGCTGCCGATTGGAGATATTGAGCTGAAGCTCCAGCAGTTTGGTGCAGGGCACACGGATAATGACGTTGTGGTTGAGATCCCAACGCTGAATGTCATCCATACCGGCGATCTGGTGTTCCACGGCATGCATCCGTACTTTGATCCCGAAGGAGGTTCCAACTCAGCAGAATGGATCAAGTCACTTGAGAATGTCGAGAAGCTCTGCGATGCAGAGACGGTGGTTGTGCCCGGGCACGGCGATGTGTCGGATGTGTCGTGTGTGAAAAAGCAGATCGAGTACATGCAGCAGCTGCGGGAGACCGTAAGAGAAGCTGTGGACGCTGGGAAGTCGAAGGAAGAAACGCAAGCGCTGCGTCCCGCGTTCTTTGAGGGGCTTGCCCGCGGGCAGCTTGGCGTGCGGGCGCTGGGTGCTGTCTATGACGAAATGAAGCGTCCAGAATCAGAGCGTGGTGAAGATCGGTAGTTCCACGGCGACCCCGCATTCTTGCGGGGATCTACACTTCTGTAATGTCGGATGAAAGTACTTACGAAATCAATGGTGGCACGTACGACATAGTCGAGCCGGATCCTGTTGCCGAAACTGCGCGCAATGATTTTTCATCCACAGTACCAGAAAACTTGTTCTGTCTTCGGTGTGGATACGCCCTTCGTGGATTGAGAACCACCGACCAGTGTCCGGAGTGTGGAGCGCCGGTTGGGAACTCGCTTGCCGGACCATTGCTTGTTGCATCGGATGTGATGTATCTTCGCAAGCTTGAGCGCGGCGCCTACATAGTCAGAGCCTGTCTTATTGTGTTGCTCGCTGTCTTTGCGATCTTTGTGCTGATAGTGTGCGGCCTCACAGGGCTGGGTCCTGTTGTGTCGGTCATACAGGTTGGCAACGGAGTTGCTGCGCTGATTGGGTGGTGGATGTTGTCTGAGCCGGATCCCGCGTTTCGCAGTTTCAAGGATCCCGGCGGTGTGTCGCGCAAGGTGTTGAGAATCACACTCGTTATACAGCTATGCGCGATGATCGCAAATCTTGGGGGTAACCTGACTCGGTTCTTTGTGCCAGTTGGCGGTGTTGGCACAGCAGCGCAAATCATCCAACTGCTCAGTATGCTCGCAATTCTTGCGTGGTTCATTCAGATCTTTGCGGGTCTCACATATATCTCCAGGCTTGCGGACAGGATCCCCGATACAGGTATTGCGCATACAGCTGAGGAACTGCGAAGCCAGATTCTTATCACACTTATCATCGGGATCGCCGGAGTAGCAATAGCAATACCTGTGGCGATGCTGGTGAGCGTCTTTATGTGTGTTTTCTTTCTTGGCGCGATTGGCTACCTGATCTGGGCTGTTGTGCTTTGTGTGTTTATGTACAACCTGATGACTGCGCTGTGTGGAAAACTTCAGAACGTCATCACGGCTGCGAAGGCGATCGGGTAAGCCTGTTTCTGTGTGTTTATG
Above is a genomic segment from Phycisphaeraceae bacterium containing:
- a CDS encoding type 1 glutamine amidotransferase, producing the protein MSILVFQHHKIGVPGRLGMTLRDHGFKLDIRQPNLHENAVPKSIDDVQALIVLGGPQNACDEDFAKHPWLVDEVNLIKQAHEAELPIIGICLGSQLIAHALGGKVSKMPKPECGMTEVSLTSPGQTEPVLAGIAWNHPQFQSHHWQVEELPDGATLLATNNNCKVQAYRAGLRTFGFQFHFECDREDIGKFLELEREGLSTLHIALEAAQKDADHHYEMYARLSNRLCVNLATLLFPLAHRRSA
- a CDS encoding VacB/RNase II family 3'-5' exoribonuclease, whose amino-acid sequence is MTNQDQSTGPATKPPANMLAYHQARVLRVLTRRDYEPMTVLDLEKELHATDDPTFEQSLRWLDLRKVIDIANDGRVRLASVQSRGGEMEGQFRRGPRGAGFFKPDEPVREGDIYIPAEETFDALPGDRVAVQLLRDKRRERKTGKPEYIGRVVEVIERKRTSVTGTIEVRGKTFLVIPDGKDFDSPVVVKDATSKNVKAGDKVVVELLVFPEGNALGEGVISKVLGEAGEPDVETQAVIAAFNLPGDFDEECMAQARTQTRRFNELIERFESEGADALPDRLDLTNDFICTIDPPDAKDYDDALSIKKIEGGGWEVGVHIADVSFFIDRDSPLDIEAIERGNSVYLPRLVIPMLPELLSNGICSLQERVLRFAKSAFIRYDASGKVMGEGVGQTLIKSAKRLTYLEAQALIDGDEEEAKKHARTEPNYTPELIECLKMLNTCSRAIRQRRIKQGMISLDLPDAELVFDEDGRVIDAHKEDDAYTHTLIEMFMVEANEALARLFESLDVPVIRRIHEAPQQSSGDEIRKVATVAGYKIPSDPTRQELQGLLDATKGTPAGRAVHMAVLRTLTRAEYRPVLVGHYALASNAYAHFTSPIRRYADLTLHRALAAYLDRTDNGTNRPPDDKQKRMLGRELLGDKRCPPLEDLAQIATHISGTEDNAESAERDLRKFLVLQFLETKIGEVFKGVVTGITPRGVFVQIDEYVVDGFVKTEDLPGDVTRDNKPPRWQLDKQTGSLIDANSGRSYSFGDSVDVSIAKIDLTRRELDLVVTNAEKRAAGKSKLTLGDGAGGGLASSGGGGFKDFGRTGAQKRSQRSKSRDKRKQDYRRDKKK
- a CDS encoding L,D-transpeptidase family protein — translated: MGLPSQSKQVGWGSGKSSSGKGGSGLPKAVVALLACGGVAVGGWFGWTMLKPGPNMANAKNDHGLQQASNTESTHGGGSGTDETSTPAMKSGANESTGSSSHIDPRPAQTNNDASHDEAQSDEALRLFPTGTQNADHGADASTPVEDEKTSQTPLVQTPPEREQTPPRTTQQPPRTNWSDPGAVKPTAVLNDAPRTVAAQIQSANDAINDGDLLMAREHYYRLLDNPAATEANCELARTQIQTLNDTILFSPRKFPGEPMTEQYVVDGNDFALSQIVKKLSLPIDYRLIARVNKMRNPDIIRRDQKLKIIRGPFHAEVIKSKFRVDIYSGDPDNRQGWRYVRSFPVGLGEHGSTPSGRFVVKLNSKLVDPYWINPRTGERFTADNPENPIGEYWIGLQGLGESEHETGYGLHGTVDPDSIGQEKSMGCVRMRDDDIAFVYELLSEKVSIVNIID
- a CDS encoding ankyrin repeat domain-containing protein, whose amino-acid sequence is MSTAKQGNSGILALGVLVLCFGGVVFLGVMTNKKSAPNGQQPGSSETPLVNRPVVVTPAPELNTPTTTTEGDRVATNTHTPANTPAQAPVLTTTQRIAVSIKEGDRSVLKFVLSELPSEVIDQPFVAPDYAFDGMTPLSIAASFGDYSTVMEVLDRGADPAALNDNGTTSLMEAVQHITSTRDGVIRAILETGPDVDARAPNGDNALMIASRMGNAQAITDLLEAGADPNATNAMGKTPLMIASETSTFDCVLLLLNGGANVNMVDNNGRTASELALERGGEAGNMIVVVLDEASGV
- a CDS encoding MBL fold metallo-hydrolase, whose translation is MRHPMQSRRSFLLLAGSAVVSSPLLSQAAGVRRRYSVRRDAWFEWNEVQPGAFVAIGEGGNALAINTGAEAVLIDAKNAPFGPVIAREASERAGGPIKLLISTHHHADHTGGNYAFKDAQKIMFGKALPRIDAQVERYTAQIKAAIDNGVQKPDDVADAMFVKVSEEIAGLRDRVDALTEKDFRPANALPDFFFGANPLPIGDIELKLQQFGAGHTDNDVVVEIPTLNVIHTGDLVFHGMHPYFDPEGGSNSAEWIKSLENVEKLCDAETVVVPGHGDVSDVSCVKKQIEYMQQLRETVREAVDAGKSKEETQALRPAFFEGLARGQLGVRALGAVYDEMKRPESERGEDR